The proteins below come from a single Ktedonobacteraceae bacterium genomic window:
- a CDS encoding 3-isopropylmalate dehydratase large subunit, whose amino-acid sequence MGTLTEEIFSRKAGRTVEQGETVVVDVDHVMSHDTTTPLAIQAFRKLSQQNGGRVFDARRSHIVFDHIIPAATIQAATLHRDVRTFAREQDIAILQEGICHQVMPERGYVVPGDIIVGADSHTCTYGALGAFATGMGSTDIGVAYATGRAWFRIPTTINVRLSGALPHGVYTKDVTFEIVRRIGVDGANYRAIEYTGDFIENCSVSERLTLCNMAIEMGGKAGLVAADETTREWLRGRTERDYPMLRPRNPRYESIVEIDVSTLQPMIACPPDVNNVVPVESVEHVKIDQVFLGTCTNGRLDDLAIAARILQGRTIHPETRMVVIPASREVYLEAMRLGYLETFAQAGASIGTPGCGPCIGRHFGVLAPGERALTTMNRNFTGRMGDPTAEIYLGSPASVAATALTGHITDPRNFV is encoded by the coding sequence ATGGGAACGTTAACCGAAGAAATCTTCAGTCGCAAAGCCGGTCGTACCGTAGAGCAGGGCGAGACGGTCGTCGTGGATGTTGACCACGTCATGAGCCACGATACCACGACGCCCCTGGCAATCCAGGCGTTTCGTAAATTATCGCAGCAAAATGGCGGGCGCGTCTTCGATGCGCGTCGCTCGCACATCGTATTTGATCATATCATTCCGGCTGCGACCATCCAGGCTGCCACCCTGCATCGCGATGTCCGCACCTTCGCGCGCGAGCAGGATATCGCCATCTTACAGGAAGGCATCTGCCACCAGGTCATGCCCGAACGCGGCTACGTCGTTCCCGGCGATATCATCGTCGGAGCCGACAGCCACACCTGCACCTACGGCGCGCTCGGCGCTTTTGCCACCGGCATGGGTTCTACCGATATCGGTGTCGCCTATGCCACCGGGCGCGCCTGGTTTCGCATCCCAACCACCATCAACGTGCGTCTCTCAGGAGCCCTGCCGCATGGCGTCTACACCAAGGATGTCACATTTGAAATCGTGCGTAGGATAGGCGTCGACGGGGCTAACTATCGCGCCATCGAATACACGGGCGACTTCATTGAGAACTGTTCGGTAAGCGAGCGCCTGACCCTCTGCAACATGGCGATTGAGATGGGCGGCAAGGCTGGCCTCGTCGCCGCCGATGAAACCACCCGTGAATGGCTGCGTGGCCGCACCGAACGCGATTATCCCATGCTCAGGCCGCGCAACCCGCGCTACGAAAGCATCGTCGAAATCGATGTCTCAACCTTGCAGCCGATGATCGCCTGCCCGCCGGATGTCAACAATGTCGTTCCCGTTGAATCGGTCGAACACGTCAAAATCGACCAGGTCTTTCTCGGCACCTGCACCAATGGTCGCCTTGACGACCTCGCCATCGCCGCGCGTATCTTACAGGGCAGGACTATCCATCCAGAAACCCGCATGGTCGTCATTCCCGCTTCGCGCGAGGTCTACCTGGAAGCAATGCGCCTCGGCTACCTGGAAACATTCGCGCAGGCCGGCGCCTCCATTGGCACCCCAGGTTGCGGCCCCTGCATCGGCCGGCACTTCGGCGTACTGGCCCCCGGCGAGCGCGCATTAACCACCATGAACCGCAACTTCACCGGTCGCATGGGCGACCCCACCGCCGAAATTTACCTCGGCAGTCCGGCCTCCGTCGCCGCCACCGCCCTGACCGGCCACATTACCGATCCCAGGAACTTCGTATAG
- a CDS encoding 3-isopropylmalate dehydratase small subunit, giving the protein MGRIWKLGDNVNTDVIIPGRYNVTTDRAQLARYCLCEVLPEFAQQVRAGDIVMAGHNFGCGSSREHAPAAIQACGVQVVIARSFARIFYRNAVNIGLPVLICEEAVLNSADEQEMEVDLARGIISNRTTGQIFQAEPLDPFVARIVAAGGIIEYIRQEGTLR; this is encoded by the coding sequence ATGGGACGTATCTGGAAGCTTGGCGACAACGTCAACACTGATGTCATCATTCCTGGACGCTACAACGTCACAACCGACCGCGCGCAGCTGGCGCGTTATTGTCTCTGCGAAGTATTGCCCGAATTTGCCCAACAGGTGCGGGCAGGCGATATAGTCATGGCAGGCCACAACTTCGGTTGCGGCTCATCACGCGAACACGCTCCGGCAGCTATACAGGCCTGCGGCGTGCAGGTCGTCATAGCCCGTAGTTTCGCCCGTATCTTTTATCGCAACGCCGTCAATATCGGCTTGCCCGTCCTGATCTGTGAAGAGGCCGTGCTAAATAGCGCCGATGAGCAGGAAATGGAGGTCGATCTCGCGCGCGGCATCATTTCCAACCGAACCACCGGGCAGATCTTCCAGGCCGAGCCATTAGATCCCTTCGTCGCCCGCATCGTCGCGGCCGGTGGCATCATCGAATACATCCGCCAGGAAGGAACCCTGCGATGA
- a CDS encoding isocitrate/isopropylmalate family dehydrogenase has protein sequence MIPKLFARKEPLALPPTVCVVAGDDAAPEVMHPAVETLRLLAPGICFTGALSGREALERFGDAFPKETREAIDSADCTLFGASGGPSRPVLWYLRWGKETYVNIRPVRWYPGYNSPMGHPERIDYVIVRDNLEGMYPPREGNLAELAALPSSTTWWQAPPLEKRGSYAVRIYTEEQMHRMAVAACELALYRQVNGYPGRVTLGAKYSILPRTDGRLREIVRETVHSYPGLSYQEFLIDDLARRMIAEPETLDVVVLSNEHGDILADAASGSIGGLGLSPSACCGEYYAYFEPVHGSAPDIAGKGIINPTAMLLSGAMLLDYLGYSEEARRLERAIQQVYHEGEVLTRDQRGNAGTMEFVEAVRKHLD, from the coding sequence ATGATCCCGAAGCTCTTCGCCAGGAAGGAGCCGCTCGCATTACCTCCAACCGTCTGCGTCGTCGCCGGAGATGATGCCGCGCCCGAAGTCATGCATCCTGCTGTGGAGACCCTTCGTCTGCTCGCTCCCGGCATATGCTTCACCGGGGCGCTCAGTGGTCGTGAGGCCCTGGAGCGATTCGGCGATGCATTTCCAAAAGAGACGCGGGAGGCAATAGATAGTGCCGACTGCACGCTCTTCGGCGCAAGCGGTGGCCCCAGCAGGCCCGTTCTCTGGTATCTACGCTGGGGTAAAGAAACCTATGTCAATATTCGCCCCGTGCGCTGGTATCCTGGTTACAACAGCCCGATGGGCCATCCCGAACGCATCGATTACGTCATCGTGCGCGATAACCTGGAAGGTATGTATCCGCCTCGCGAGGGCAATCTTGCGGAGCTTGCGGCCTTACCCAGCAGCACTACATGGTGGCAGGCTCCCCCGCTAGAAAAACGGGGGAGCTACGCCGTCCGCATCTACACAGAAGAACAGATGCATCGCATGGCCGTCGCCGCCTGCGAGTTAGCCCTGTACCGTCAGGTCAATGGCTATCCTGGCCGCGTAACCCTGGGCGCCAAATACTCGATATTGCCGCGCACCGATGGCCGCCTGCGCGAAATCGTGCGCGAAACCGTGCATTCATATCCCGGCCTGAGCTACCAGGAATTCCTCATCGACGACCTGGCCCGGCGTATGATTGCCGAACCCGAAACGCTCGACGTAGTCGTCCTCTCCAACGAGCATGGCGACATTCTTGCCGACGCCGCCAGTGGCAGTATCGGAGGCCTTGGACTCTCACCCAGCGCCTGCTGCGGCGAATACTACGCCTACTTCGAGCCTGTACACGGCTCCGCGCCCGATATCGCCGGCAAAGGCATCATTAATCCCACCGCCATGTTATTATCCGGCGCTATGCTGCTCGACTATCTCGGCTATAGCGAAGAGGCCCGCCGGCTGGAGCGGGCAATACAGCAGGTCTATCATGAAGGGGAGGTCTTGACGCGCGATCAGCGAGGGAATGCAGGAACGATGGAGTTTGTGGAGGCGGTGCGTAAGCATTTGGATTGA
- a CDS encoding glyoxalase superfamily protein gives MTNMQMKLELVIVPVSDVDRAKAFYTEKIGFNADYDFQVREGLRFVQLTPPGSACSIAIGDGITDMQPGSQKGLQMVVEDVRAIREELLKRGTEVSEVDVQDWGHFVYFNDPDGNRWSLQQLPRRG, from the coding sequence ATGACCAACATGCAGATGAAACTCGAACTGGTTATTGTCCCCGTTTCCGATGTTGACCGCGCCAAGGCTTTTTATACCGAAAAGATCGGCTTTAACGCTGACTATGACTTTCAAGTCCGCGAGGGCCTACGTTTTGTCCAGTTAACTCCTCCCGGTTCCGCCTGCTCGATTGCCATTGGGGATGGGATTACAGATATGCAGCCCGGGTCGCAAAAAGGTCTGCAAATGGTGGTGGAGGACGTGAGAGCCATCCGCGAGGAACTGCTCAAACGAGGCACTGAGGTGAGCGAGGTCGATGTGCAGGATTGGGGGCATTTCGTCTACTTTAACGATCCCGATGGCAATCGCTGGTCCTTGCAGCAACTCCCCAGGCGTGGCTAA
- a CDS encoding LLM class flavin-dependent oxidoreductase, whose amino-acid sequence MQYGLALPNGGVCGDARVLAELGCLAEEAGWDGVFVEDYIVHQSDGAVPTCDPWIALAAMTVGTKRVRLGTSVTPLSRRRPWKVAREAVALDELSNGRFMLGVGSGDAGEAGFSRVHEVREAKERAKMLDEALAIIVGLWSGEPFSYSGQYFQVNEMTFLPAPVQKPRIPIIVGGGWPLKGPSLRAARYDGCCLYKQHGSGDFSDWTPDEVRELKSFIESHRSEQQRAKSYEVMLGGRSRGDDWEQDRALIKSLAEAGATWWVEYVPAGELDEMREGVRRGPLRVE is encoded by the coding sequence ATGCAGTATGGTCTTGCTCTCCCGAATGGCGGAGTATGCGGGGATGCACGAGTGCTGGCCGAGTTAGGGTGCCTGGCGGAAGAAGCGGGATGGGATGGCGTCTTTGTCGAGGATTACATTGTGCATCAGAGCGATGGGGCGGTGCCAACGTGCGATCCATGGATTGCGCTGGCGGCGATGACTGTTGGCACGAAACGAGTGCGCTTAGGCACGTCGGTGACACCGCTGAGCAGGCGAAGGCCATGGAAGGTAGCTCGCGAGGCGGTCGCGCTGGATGAATTGTCGAACGGGCGCTTTATGCTGGGTGTGGGTTCGGGTGATGCTGGTGAGGCCGGTTTCAGTCGCGTCCATGAGGTGAGAGAGGCGAAGGAACGGGCGAAGATGCTGGACGAGGCGCTGGCTATCATTGTGGGATTGTGGAGTGGAGAACCTTTCAGTTATTCGGGGCAATACTTTCAAGTGAATGAGATGACTTTTTTGCCCGCGCCAGTGCAAAAGCCACGTATTCCAATCATTGTAGGCGGGGGCTGGCCGCTGAAAGGGCCATCGCTGCGGGCGGCGCGTTATGATGGGTGTTGTCTCTATAAGCAACACGGGTCAGGCGATTTCAGCGATTGGACGCCTGATGAAGTGCGCGAACTCAAGTCATTCATCGAAAGTCATAGAAGCGAACAGCAGCGGGCAAAATCATATGAGGTTATGTTGGGTGGGCGGAGCCGTGGCGATGATTGGGAACAGGACCGCGCCTTGATCAAGTCGCTGGCCGAGGCGGGAGCTACCTGGTGGGTGGAGTATGTGCCTGCCGGGGAGTTGGATGAGATGCGGGAGGGTGTGAGGCGTGGGCCATTGCGGGTTGAGTAG
- a CDS encoding metal-dependent hydrolase: MAQLNGTQITWLGHATFKVTTPQNKVILIDPWIEGNPKSPAEARQLDKVDMILVTHGHSDHINDVVPIAQKFHAQVLAMVETAGWISSQGVENVVGFNIGGSVNVQGITVSMTPAFHSSGISGQGEETVYGGEPVGYVIELENGLKLYHAGDTCAFGDMQLIRELYAPDIAMLPIGDFYTMGPKGAALAVRLLGVKHVIPMHYGTFPILIGTPAQLKDELGKLGLESVEVIEMTPGQTIA, encoded by the coding sequence ATGGCACAACTTAATGGAACACAGATCACGTGGTTAGGACATGCCACATTCAAGGTGACAACACCGCAGAACAAGGTGATTTTGATTGACCCCTGGATTGAGGGGAATCCGAAGAGCCCGGCTGAAGCCAGGCAGCTCGATAAAGTGGATATGATCCTGGTCACGCATGGGCATTCTGATCACATCAATGATGTCGTACCGATCGCGCAGAAGTTTCATGCCCAGGTGCTGGCTATGGTGGAGACCGCGGGCTGGATCAGCTCGCAGGGCGTCGAAAATGTGGTGGGCTTCAATATCGGGGGCAGCGTGAACGTGCAGGGGATTACCGTTTCCATGACTCCGGCATTCCACTCTTCGGGTATCAGCGGCCAGGGAGAGGAGACGGTGTATGGAGGCGAGCCGGTCGGCTATGTGATCGAGTTGGAGAACGGTCTCAAGTTGTACCATGCGGGCGATACCTGCGCTTTTGGAGATATGCAATTGATTCGCGAGCTGTACGCGCCTGATATTGCCATGCTGCCCATCGGCGATTTCTATACGATGGGGCCGAAAGGGGCAGCGCTGGCGGTACGTTTGCTGGGCGTGAAGCATGTCATTCCCATGCACTACGGCACCTTCCCCATTCTGATCGGCACGCCAGCACAATTGAAGGACGAGTTGGGCAAACTGGGCCTGGAAAGCGTCGAGGTGATCGAAATGACGCCGGGGCAGACTATCGCCTAG
- a CDS encoding alpha/beta hydrolase produces the protein MTTNKDQRGNYAPVNGLELYYELHGSGEPLVMIPGSFGTIEAMGELVPQLAATRRVIAVELQGHGHTADIGRPLSYEWLADDIAALIRHLGLDKADIFGYSLGGGVALQTAIRHPEVVRKLVVASTAFKRDGWYPEDLVAMSAISPEGFAGTPIHDAYLRTSPRPEGWPGFVAKVRQLVTSDYDWTAGVAGIKAPTLILVGDADGVRLAHVLELFALLGGSQGDGDLAGLPRSSLAILPATTHVGWAPPYHGIMTRSYLLPMLTEFLDAPLQDGQVAADRGMEAL, from the coding sequence ATGACTACTAACAAGGACCAGAGAGGCAATTACGCGCCGGTCAACGGTCTGGAACTCTACTACGAGCTTCATGGAAGCGGGGAGCCACTGGTGATGATTCCCGGCTCCTTCGGGACTATTGAGGCGATGGGGGAACTGGTGCCGCAGCTTGCCGCAACGCGGCGCGTCATCGCCGTGGAACTGCAAGGACACGGGCATACCGCCGATATCGGCCGTCCATTGAGCTACGAGTGGCTGGCAGACGACATCGCGGCCCTGATCAGGCATCTCGGCCTGGACAAGGCGGATATTTTCGGCTATTCCCTGGGAGGTGGGGTCGCGCTGCAAACAGCCATCCGGCATCCAGAGGTGGTACGGAAACTGGTGGTTGCTTCGACCGCTTTCAAAAGGGATGGCTGGTACCCTGAAGACCTGGTGGCTATGAGCGCGATAAGCCCTGAAGGGTTTGCCGGAACGCCCATCCACGATGCTTATCTGCGAACCTCGCCGAGGCCTGAGGGCTGGCCAGGCTTCGTTGCGAAGGTGAGGCAGCTGGTGACATCCGACTATGATTGGACAGCAGGTGTGGCAGGGATCAAAGCTCCCACCCTGATCCTGGTGGGGGATGCGGATGGCGTGCGCCTGGCACACGTGCTGGAACTCTTTGCTCTGCTAGGCGGTAGTCAGGGAGACGGCGATCTGGCCGGCCTGCCGCGATCCTCGCTCGCGATCCTTCCGGCCACGACGCATGTGGGCTGGGCACCTCCCTATCATGGAATCATGACGCGGAGCTACCTGTTGCCAATGCTCACTGAATTCCTGGATGCGCCGTTGCAAGACGGTCAGGTCGCCGCGGACCGCGGAATGGAAGCACTATGA
- a CDS encoding glycoside hydrolase family 3 N-terminal domain-containing protein produces the protein MTTLSYRDASASVEERVESLLALMTLDEKLAQLGCLWSTAFVSTGVLDPDTIIEKMPHGIGQVTRIGASTGLRPRESAAFMNAIQRVAVEQTRLGIPVIVHEESAGGFCHRDATTFPQGIGLAATWNPALVKQMAEVIRAQMMAVGARHALAPVLDVARDPRWGRVEESYGEDPVLSGIIGTAYVQGLQGNDLANGVAATGKHFLGYALSEGGRNWGPVQLGPRELRETYAEPFAAVIRNAGLATVMNSYTSVDGLPCAGSPAILNDLLREELGFDGVVVADYGAVRMLMDHHHVAATPGEAARMALQAGLDMELPTMDCYGAPLRAEIEAGRVSLGAVDTAVRRVLRLKFLLGLFENPYVDEQAAGAVFQTSEQRALARQGAAESIILLSNDGVLPIAPTVKRIAVIGPGADDERLLQGDYHYPSHLEMIYQAPENLEATGLVVPKARGSYAPGPYFAPHVTPLAGLRAALGEDVEVRYAKGCEVLGDDLSGLVEAVKVARDSELAIVVVAGRSGLLRSATVGEGNDATRLDLTGVQEELVEAIASTGTPVVVVVLSGRVHTLTEIAGRANALLQLFPPGEEGGNGLADVLTGRVNPSGRLPVSIPRSVGQIPNYAATRAGGDHVMFFGDYTDSPVTPLFAFGHGLSYTSFVYSNLRIQAKTTTEPIEVSIQVGNSGERAGEEVVQLYYRDVVASVARPQRMLLGFARVALAPGQTRQVIFSVHPSRLAFYDACMRFVTEPGDFTFSIGGSSIDIRDEKTVTLDGPVAEYRQREIVDTKVTIE, from the coding sequence TTGACTACATTGTCCTATCGCGACGCGAGCGCTTCCGTCGAGGAGCGAGTCGAGAGCTTACTGGCGCTGATGACGCTCGACGAGAAGCTGGCCCAACTCGGCTGCCTGTGGAGTACTGCTTTCGTCAGTACGGGCGTTCTTGATCCCGATACGATCATCGAGAAGATGCCGCATGGCATTGGGCAAGTTACGCGCATTGGAGCCTCGACGGGACTGCGCCCGCGAGAAAGCGCGGCATTCATGAACGCTATTCAACGTGTTGCCGTCGAACAAACGCGGCTTGGCATTCCTGTCATCGTTCATGAGGAGTCCGCGGGCGGATTCTGCCATCGCGATGCGACGACATTTCCGCAGGGGATAGGGCTGGCCGCGACGTGGAACCCCGCCCTTGTGAAGCAAATGGCGGAGGTCATCCGTGCTCAGATGATGGCGGTTGGCGCCCGGCACGCGCTTGCTCCGGTGCTGGACGTGGCACGCGACCCGCGCTGGGGACGAGTAGAGGAATCCTATGGCGAAGACCCGGTACTTTCCGGGATAATAGGGACAGCCTACGTTCAGGGGCTTCAGGGCAATGATCTTGCCAATGGAGTCGCGGCTACGGGGAAACACTTCCTTGGCTATGCTCTATCGGAAGGCGGGCGCAACTGGGGTCCTGTCCAGCTAGGCCCACGCGAGCTGCGGGAGACCTACGCCGAACCTTTCGCCGCTGTGATTCGCAATGCCGGACTTGCTACAGTCATGAACTCCTATACTTCCGTCGACGGCCTTCCCTGCGCGGGAAGCCCTGCGATCCTGAATGACTTGCTACGTGAGGAACTGGGCTTTGATGGCGTCGTCGTCGCGGACTATGGGGCTGTCAGGATGCTGATGGATCACCATCATGTGGCGGCAACGCCTGGAGAGGCGGCTCGCATGGCTCTGCAGGCCGGGCTTGATATGGAACTGCCAACGATGGACTGCTATGGGGCGCCATTGCGGGCTGAGATCGAGGCGGGACGAGTATCGCTTGGGGCTGTTGATACAGCGGTGCGGCGTGTACTGCGCCTCAAATTCCTGCTTGGACTCTTCGAGAATCCCTATGTTGACGAGCAGGCTGCCGGCGCGGTTTTTCAAACTTCCGAACAGCGCGCATTGGCCCGTCAAGGTGCTGCCGAGTCGATCATTTTGCTGAGCAATGATGGAGTGCTGCCAATTGCTCCTACTGTGAAGCGCATCGCGGTTATCGGACCGGGCGCGGACGACGAACGGCTTCTGCAAGGCGATTACCACTATCCTTCGCACCTTGAGATGATTTACCAGGCGCCAGAAAATCTCGAGGCTACGGGGCTGGTCGTTCCAAAAGCGCGCGGGAGTTATGCGCCGGGTCCATATTTCGCGCCACATGTTACGCCGCTGGCCGGCCTGCGGGCAGCATTAGGGGAGGATGTAGAGGTGCGCTACGCTAAGGGTTGTGAGGTGCTGGGCGACGACCTCAGCGGCTTGGTTGAAGCGGTGAAAGTGGCGCGCGATTCGGAACTGGCAATCGTTGTGGTCGCCGGACGAAGCGGTCTGCTGCGTTCAGCGACGGTTGGCGAGGGGAACGACGCAACTCGCCTCGATCTTACCGGTGTGCAGGAGGAACTGGTCGAGGCGATTGCGAGTACGGGGACACCTGTTGTAGTGGTGGTACTCAGCGGGCGCGTCCATACGCTTACAGAGATTGCCGGCAGAGCCAACGCGCTGCTACAGCTATTTCCCCCCGGAGAAGAGGGTGGCAACGGGCTGGCCGATGTATTGACCGGGAGAGTGAATCCCAGCGGTCGCTTGCCGGTGAGCATTCCTCGCTCGGTGGGGCAGATTCCAAACTATGCCGCTACACGCGCCGGAGGCGATCACGTGATGTTCTTCGGCGATTATACCGATTCTCCGGTAACCCCGCTATTTGCCTTCGGGCATGGTTTGAGCTATACCAGCTTTGTCTATAGCAATCTTCGCATACAGGCGAAGACGACGACTGAACCGATCGAGGTCTCGATTCAAGTAGGTAACAGCGGTGAGCGCGCGGGTGAGGAGGTAGTACAATTATATTATCGAGATGTGGTTGCTTCCGTTGCGCGTCCCCAGCGCATGTTGCTCGGTTTCGCGCGCGTTGCTCTCGCACCTGGACAGACGCGGCAAGTAATATTTAGCGTACATCCATCGCGGCTCGCCTTCTATGATGCGTGCATGCGGTTTGTGACTGAGCCTGGAGATTTCACTTTCAGCATTGGAGGCTCTTCCATTGATATACGAGATGAGAAGACTGTAACGCTTGATGGGCCGGTCGCTGAGTACCGGCAGCGCGAGATTGTGGATACGAAAGTGACGATTGAGTGA